From the genome of Eublepharis macularius isolate TG4126 chromosome 12, MPM_Emac_v1.0, whole genome shotgun sequence, one region includes:
- the MIEN1 gene encoding migration and invasion enhancer 1 isoform X2, with protein MSDGSGEPAGETPPEAGGGVRIVVEYCKPCGFESAYLELASAVKEEYPDVEIESRLGGTGAFEIEINGQLVFSKLENGGFPYEKDLIEAIRRASNGEPLEKITKSRPPCIIL; from the exons ATGAGCGACGGCTCCGGAGAGCCCGCCGGGGAGACTCCGCCCGAGGCCGGAGGAGGGGTCCGGATCGTGGTGGAGTACtg CAAGCCCTGTGGCTTTGAGTCCGCCTATCTGGAGCTGGCGAGTGCAGTCAAAGAAGAGTATCCTGATGTGGAGATCGAATCCCGACTTGGAGGGACAG GAGCTTTTGAGATCGAGATAAATGGCCAGCTGGTCTTCTCCAAACTTGAGAATGGAGGATTCCCTTATGAGAAAGAT CTCATTGAAGCCATCCGAAGGGCCAGCAACGGTGAGCCACTCGAGAAGATCACTAAGAGCCGCCCGCCATGCATCATTCTTTAG
- the MIEN1 gene encoding migration and invasion enhancer 1 isoform X1 codes for MSDGSGEPAGETPPEAGGGVRIVVEYCKPCGFESAYLELASAVKEEYPDVEIESRLGGTGAFEIEINGQLVFSKLENGGFPYEKDLIEAIRRASNVQKLAVERKTTGKTWANGMCRAV; via the exons ATGAGCGACGGCTCCGGAGAGCCCGCCGGGGAGACTCCGCCCGAGGCCGGAGGAGGGGTCCGGATCGTGGTGGAGTACtg CAAGCCCTGTGGCTTTGAGTCCGCCTATCTGGAGCTGGCGAGTGCAGTCAAAGAAGAGTATCCTGATGTGGAGATCGAATCCCGACTTGGAGGGACAG GAGCTTTTGAGATCGAGATAAATGGCCAGCTGGTCTTCTCCAAACTTGAGAATGGAGGATTCCCTTATGAGAAAGAT CTCATTGAAGCCATCCGAAGGGCCAGCAACG TGCAAAAGTTGGCTGTGGAAAGGAAGACAACTGGAAAAACTTGGGCAAACGGTATGTGTCGGGCAGTTTAA
- the MIEN1 gene encoding migration and invasion enhancer 1 isoform X3: MSDGSGEPAGETPPEAGGGVRIVVEYCKPCGFESAYLELASAVKEEYPDVEIESRLGGTGAFEIEINGQLVFSKLENGGFPYEKDLIEAIRRASNVIVM; the protein is encoded by the exons ATGAGCGACGGCTCCGGAGAGCCCGCCGGGGAGACTCCGCCCGAGGCCGGAGGAGGGGTCCGGATCGTGGTGGAGTACtg CAAGCCCTGTGGCTTTGAGTCCGCCTATCTGGAGCTGGCGAGTGCAGTCAAAGAAGAGTATCCTGATGTGGAGATCGAATCCCGACTTGGAGGGACAG GAGCTTTTGAGATCGAGATAAATGGCCAGCTGGTCTTCTCCAAACTTGAGAATGGAGGATTCCCTTATGAGAAAGAT CTCATTGAAGCCATCCGAAGGGCCAGCAACG TCATAGTGATGTGA